A single genomic interval of Adhaeribacter pallidiroseus harbors:
- a CDS encoding aspartate carbamoyltransferase catalytic subunit: MQALSVRHLLGIKDITPADIQLIFETADNFKEVLNRPIKKVPSLRDITIANVFFENSTRTRLSFELAQKRLSADIVNFSASGSSVKKGETLLDTVNNILAMKVDMIVMRHASAGAPHFLSKHIKANIVNAGDGTHEHPTQALLDAFSIRERLGEVAGKKVAIIGDILHSRVALSNIFALQKLGAEVMVCGPVTLLPRYISALGVKVELNVRKALEWCDVANVLRIQLERQQMKYFPSLREYTLYYGINKKLLDSLDKEIVIMHPGPINRGVELSSDAADSKQAIILNQVENGVAIRMAVLYLLASQV, translated from the coding sequence ATGCAAGCACTCAGCGTTAGGCATCTTTTAGGAATTAAAGACATTACACCCGCCGATATTCAGTTAATTTTTGAAACGGCCGATAATTTTAAAGAAGTTCTGAACCGCCCGATTAAAAAAGTACCTTCGCTGCGCGACATTACCATTGCCAACGTTTTTTTTGAAAATTCTACCCGCACCCGGCTATCGTTTGAGCTAGCCCAAAAACGCTTATCTGCCGATATTGTCAATTTTTCGGCGAGCGGCAGTTCCGTAAAAAAAGGCGAAACCTTGCTGGATACCGTCAATAACATTCTGGCCATGAAAGTAGATATGATCGTGATGCGTCACGCCAGCGCCGGGGCACCGCACTTTTTATCGAAACACATAAAAGCCAACATTGTAAATGCCGGCGACGGTACCCACGAGCATCCTACCCAAGCTTTATTGGATGCTTTTTCCATCCGGGAGCGTTTAGGCGAGGTGGCCGGAAAAAAAGTAGCCATTATCGGCGATATCTTGCATTCGCGGGTAGCGCTATCCAATATTTTTGCTTTACAAAAGCTGGGCGCCGAAGTTATGGTGTGCGGCCCGGTAACTTTATTGCCCCGGTACATTAGCGCTTTAGGTGTAAAAGTAGAGCTAAACGTGCGCAAGGCCCTGGAGTGGTGCGATGTGGCCAACGTATTGCGCATTCAGCTAGAGCGGCAGCAGATGAAGTATTTTCCTTCGTTGCGCGAATACACATTGTACTACGGCATCAACAAAAAGCTGCTGGATAGCCTGGATAAAGAAATCGTGATTATGCACCCGGGTCCCATAAACCGGGGTGTAGAGCTCAGCAGCGATGCCGCTGATTCCAAGCAAGCTATCATTCTAAACCAAGTAGAAAATGGCGTAGCTATCCGCATGGCCGTTTTGTATTTATTAGCCTCCCAGGTGTAA
- the pyrR gene encoding bifunctional pyr operon transcriptional regulator/uracil phosphoribosyltransferase PyrR: MQKRLIVSSQLLEMMLERLAQQLIENHHDFSNSVILGLQPRGVFVAERLQRTLQRIIGKPIRTGRLDITFHRDDFRRRESPLTANATQIDFIIENQQVILVDDVLYTGRSVRAALDAMIAYGRPQKVELLVLIDRRYSRDLPIEATYVGQSVNSLSSQRVLVEWRTAESTEDNIWLITKTEEK; encoded by the coding sequence ATGCAGAAAAGATTAATCGTTAGTAGTCAGTTGCTCGAAATGATGTTGGAACGCCTGGCGCAGCAACTGATCGAAAATCACCATGATTTTTCGAATTCGGTTATCCTGGGTTTACAGCCCCGCGGTGTATTTGTGGCCGAACGCCTCCAGAGAACCCTGCAAAGAATTATTGGCAAGCCCATCCGCACAGGTCGCCTGGATATTACTTTTCACCGCGATGATTTCCGCCGCCGCGAAAGCCCGCTTACCGCTAATGCCACCCAAATTGATTTTATCATTGAAAACCAGCAGGTAATTCTGGTGGACGATGTATTATATACCGGCCGCTCCGTACGCGCCGCCCTGGACGCCATGATTGCCTACGGCCGGCCGCAGAAAGTAGAATTACTGGTTTTAATTGACCGGCGTTATAGCCGCGATTTACCCATTGAAGCCACCTACGTGGGGCAGTCCGTAAATTCGTTATCGTCGCAGCGGGTACTGGTAGAATGGCGTACGGCCGAAAGCACCGAAGATAACATTTGGCTCATTACCAAAACCGAAGAAAAGTAA
- a CDS encoding DUF5615 family PIN-like protein, which produces MNTADYIHQIDIDPKAKDKNIWNYARGQNLIIITKDSDFSNRVLLSIPPPKVIHVRIGNKSMKEFYRIVDKCWQEVLHLIENHKLVTIYENQIEGVN; this is translated from the coding sequence GTGAATACGGCAGACTACATTCATCAAATAGACATAGACCCAAAAGCAAAAGATAAAAATATTTGGAATTATGCTCGGGGGCAAAACCTGATCATTATCACTAAAGATAGTGACTTCTCCAACAGAGTACTTCTTTCGATACCGCCGCCCAAGGTTATTCATGTTCGGATTGGTAACAAAAGTATGAAGGAGTTTTATCGGATAGTAGACAAATGCTGGCAAGAGGTTTTACACTTAATTGAGAATCATAAATTAGTTACCATTTACGAAAATCAAATTGAAGGAGTGAATTGA
- a CDS encoding DUF433 domain-containing protein: MNTILKRITIDDELCNGRPTIRGLRITVQTILEFLLTGTSEEEILHQYPVLEKEDLEACKQFAIQLMERKYTLREMAA, encoded by the coding sequence ATGAACACTATATTAAAAAGAATAACGATTGACGACGAGTTATGCAATGGGAGACCTACCATCAGAGGTTTACGAATTACAGTCCAGACGATACTCGAATTTTTATTGACAGGAACGAGTGAAGAAGAAATATTGCATCAATATCCGGTATTGGAAAAAGAAGATTTAGAAGCATGTAAGCAGTTCGCAATTCAATTAATGGAGCGGAAATATACCCTCCGGGAAATGGCGGCGTAA
- a CDS encoding type II toxin-antitoxin system PemK/MazF family toxin, giving the protein MIRGKIVLVPFPFDDFSGTKVRPAICLTNEIGFYNHIVIAFISSQVPDIFDQSDFILEKTDKDFATTGLTVRSVIKLHRLVTIPKNLIKRQLGTLPSKWQMAIDKNLKVLFNLK; this is encoded by the coding sequence ATGATTAGAGGTAAAATAGTTCTGGTACCTTTTCCATTTGATGATTTTAGCGGAACAAAAGTAAGACCGGCCATCTGTTTGACAAATGAAATAGGATTTTATAATCATATTGTAATTGCCTTTATAAGCAGCCAAGTACCAGATATTTTCGATCAGTCAGATTTCATTTTAGAGAAAACCGATAAAGATTTTGCAACAACCGGACTTACTGTTAGATCTGTTATCAAATTGCACAGGTTAGTAACTATCCCTAAAAACCTCATAAAAAGACAATTAGGCACATTACCTTCTAAGTGGCAGATGGCAATAGACAAGAACTTAAAAGTTTTATTTAACTTAAAATAA
- a CDS encoding EVE domain-containing protein, whose product MQYWLVKSEPEAYSWADLVKDGKTAWTGVRNFQARNNLALMKAGDPVLFYHSVSEKAVVGLATVEREAYPDPTTDDARWQAVDLVPTRDFKEPVTLDQIKKDQRLENLALLRQSRLSVLPLKSEEYDIILGLGN is encoded by the coding sequence ATGCAGTACTGGCTCGTAAAATCAGAACCGGAGGCTTATTCCTGGGCCGATTTAGTAAAAGATGGAAAAACCGCCTGGACGGGGGTTCGTAACTTTCAGGCGCGTAACAATTTAGCTTTAATGAAAGCTGGCGACCCGGTTTTATTTTACCACAGTGTATCGGAAAAAGCCGTAGTGGGCCTGGCTACCGTAGAACGCGAAGCTTACCCCGACCCAACTACCGACGATGCCCGCTGGCAAGCCGTAGATCTGGTACCCACCCGTGATTTTAAAGAACCGGTAACCCTGGATCAAATTAAAAAAGACCAACGCTTAGAAAATCTGGCTTTGTTGCGGCAATCGCGCTTATCGGTATTGCCTTTAAAGTCGGAGGAATACGATATTATTCTGGGTTTAGGTAATTAG
- the polX gene encoding DNA polymerase/3'-5' exonuclease PolX: MKNKDIIRSFRLVVSLLELHDENPFKIRTYSNAVANLERLEIPLAGLRVIDLEQLEGIGKSIASKIFELNQTGSFPELDALLTATPPGVVKMLQIKGIGPKKIRAIWKELGVETSEDLLQSCENNQIAALKGFGAKTQETIKNALLYSESSKGKAHYATVEKYTDELAIFLKNNLKTELVAIAGEVRRRLEIIETMLFVVGTDQPLQVPVVLQQRPELQPDPVKSGPFVWRGLESQTGVPVEVRIVAPQNFYNALFLHTGAPAHLNTSYNETASLLQLANQQTFTSEKEIYEKAGLAYIEPEMREGTQEIALARENRLPVLVTNDDLQGILHNHTTYSDGANTLATMATYCRDHGYQYLGICDHSKAAFYANGLVEHRVKEQHREIDSLNRELAPFKIFKGIEADILADGSLDYNNEVLSTFDFVVASIHSNLKMEEKKATERLLGAIQNPFTTILGHPTGRLLLQREGYPIDYKTIIDACAFYKVIIEINANPWRLDLDWRWVEYALSQGVLLSINPDAHSTAGYHDMHYGVQVARKGGLTKEMTFNAWPQEKVASYFEDRRIKALAEVK, from the coding sequence TTGAAAAATAAAGATATTATCCGGAGCTTTCGTTTAGTGGTTTCGTTGTTGGAACTACACGACGAAAATCCTTTCAAAATTCGCACTTACAGCAATGCCGTAGCGAACCTCGAACGTTTAGAAATTCCGCTGGCGGGTTTACGGGTAATTGATCTGGAACAACTGGAAGGTATTGGTAAATCCATCGCGAGTAAAATTTTTGAGTTAAACCAGACGGGCAGCTTTCCGGAATTGGATGCTTTGCTAACGGCAACGCCACCCGGAGTAGTAAAAATGTTGCAAATAAAAGGCATTGGCCCGAAAAAAATACGCGCGATCTGGAAAGAATTAGGCGTAGAAACTTCCGAAGATTTGCTGCAATCCTGCGAAAACAACCAGATTGCCGCCCTAAAAGGTTTTGGTGCCAAAACCCAGGAAACAATAAAAAACGCGTTGCTTTATTCCGAGTCGAGCAAGGGCAAAGCACATTACGCTACCGTAGAGAAATACACCGACGAACTGGCAATTTTTTTAAAAAATAACTTAAAAACAGAGCTAGTAGCCATAGCCGGCGAGGTACGGCGGCGTCTGGAAATCATCGAAACCATGCTGTTTGTGGTAGGCACCGATCAGCCTTTACAAGTACCCGTTGTGCTGCAACAACGCCCGGAATTGCAACCAGATCCGGTAAAATCCGGGCCTTTCGTGTGGCGCGGCCTCGAATCGCAAACTGGCGTGCCCGTAGAAGTAAGAATAGTCGCTCCCCAAAATTTCTACAATGCCTTGTTTCTACACACGGGCGCTCCGGCTCACCTGAATACCAGCTATAACGAAACGGCTAGTCTGCTGCAATTAGCGAATCAGCAAACATTTACTTCCGAAAAAGAAATTTACGAGAAAGCCGGCTTAGCCTACATTGAGCCCGAAATGCGCGAAGGCACCCAGGAAATTGCATTGGCCCGCGAAAACCGGCTGCCGGTATTAGTAACCAACGACGATTTACAAGGCATCCTGCATAACCATACTACGTACAGCGACGGAGCCAATACTTTAGCCACCATGGCCACCTATTGCCGTGACCATGGTTACCAATACCTGGGCATTTGCGACCATTCCAAAGCCGCTTTTTACGCCAACGGTTTGGTGGAGCATAGAGTAAAAGAACAACACCGCGAAATAGATTCTTTAAACCGCGAACTGGCCCCGTTTAAAATATTTAAAGGCATTGAGGCCGATATTCTGGCCGATGGCTCCCTGGATTACAACAACGAAGTACTGAGTACTTTTGATTTTGTGGTCGCCTCGATCCATAGTAATTTAAAAATGGAAGAGAAAAAAGCCACGGAACGTTTATTGGGCGCTATTCAGAATCCGTTTACTACCATTCTGGGCCACCCCACCGGCCGATTACTTTTACAGCGCGAAGGGTACCCCATCGATTATAAAACCATTATTGATGCCTGTGCTTTTTACAAGGTTATTATTGAAATAAATGCCAACCCCTGGCGGCTGGATTTAGATTGGCGGTGGGTAGAATATGCCTTGAGCCAAGGAGTATTGCTGAGCATTAACCCGGATGCCCACAGTACTGCTGGTTACCACGACATGCATTACGGCGTGCAGGTAGCCCGCAAAGGCGGTTTAACCAAAGAAATGACGTTTAATGCTTGGCCCCAGGAGAAAGTAGCGAGCTATTTTGAAGATCGCCGGATAAAAGCGCTGGCAGAAGTGAAATGA
- a CDS encoding glycosyltransferase family 9 protein: MTKILVLRFSSIGDIVLTTPVVRALKQQLPGAQIHYATKYNFRSLVESNPYIDQAHYLRNNLGELIKELQAEKFDYVVDLHRNLRTSLLKFKLGVPAKSFDKLNFKKWLLVRFKINKLPNIHIVERYLAAATHLGVTNDGQGLDYFIPAADEVALTSLPVTHQNGYYAFAIGAQHYTKRLPTERIIELCAQINAPVILLGGKEDQAAAAEITNYFKNRSTTNEQRTTIYNACGQYNLNQSASLVKQAQAVFSHDTGLMHIAAAFQKKIFSIWGNTVPEFGMYPYKTEFKVWERPNLYCRPCSKIGYSKCPQGHFKCMREINFDITLT; this comes from the coding sequence ATGACGAAAATATTAGTCTTGCGTTTTTCTTCCATTGGTGATATTGTACTTACTACGCCGGTGGTGCGCGCCCTGAAACAACAATTGCCCGGCGCCCAGATTCATTACGCCACCAAATATAACTTCCGCAGCCTGGTCGAGTCTAATCCGTACATCGACCAGGCGCATTACCTGCGTAATAACTTAGGCGAGTTAATTAAAGAATTGCAAGCGGAAAAATTTGATTACGTTGTAGATTTGCACCGCAACCTGCGCACCAGCCTTTTAAAATTTAAATTAGGCGTACCGGCCAAAAGCTTCGATAAGTTAAATTTTAAAAAATGGCTGCTGGTGCGTTTTAAAATAAACAAGTTACCGAATATACACATTGTAGAGCGTTACTTAGCCGCCGCAACGCACCTGGGAGTAACCAACGATGGTCAAGGACTTGATTATTTTATCCCGGCAGCCGATGAAGTAGCTCTAACCAGTTTACCCGTAACGCACCAAAATGGATATTATGCATTTGCCATTGGCGCACAGCATTATACCAAACGCTTGCCCACCGAGCGTATCATTGAGCTTTGTGCCCAAATAAATGCTCCTGTTATTTTGCTGGGCGGCAAAGAAGACCAAGCCGCAGCCGCAGAAATCACCAATTATTTTAAAAATCGATCAACAACTAACGAACAACGAACAACGATTTACAACGCCTGCGGTCAGTATAATTTAAATCAATCCGCTTCGCTGGTAAAACAAGCCCAGGCTGTTTTCAGTCACGATACCGGCTTAATGCATATTGCGGCGGCTTTTCAGAAGAAAATTTTTTCTATTTGGGGAAATACGGTACCCGAGTTTGGTATGTACCCTTATAAAACCGAATTTAAAGTGTGGGAGCGCCCCAATCTGTATTGCCGGCCTTGTTCTAAAATTGGTTATAGCAAATGCCCACAAGGACATTTTAAATGCATGCGCGAAATAAATTTTGATATTACCCTTACTTAG
- a CDS encoding phosphoribosylpyrophosphate synthetase has product MKQYDTLVDALRDLENRGYNVNFNVAQDCLECAEINLKLYPEDFEVVEFYRFEGPTDPADSSILYAITGKNGTKGVLVNAYGVYSDSGSEALMAKLNLV; this is encoded by the coding sequence ATGAAACAATATGATACTCTGGTAGATGCCTTGCGGGATTTGGAAAACCGGGGCTACAACGTAAACTTTAACGTAGCTCAGGATTGCCTGGAATGCGCGGAAATTAATTTAAAATTATACCCCGAAGATTTTGAAGTAGTTGAGTTTTACCGCTTCGAGGGGCCCACTGACCCTGCCGATAGTTCGATTCTGTACGCCATTACGGGTAAAAACGGCACCAAAGGCGTGCTTGTAAATGCGTATGGCGTTTATTCCGATTCTGGTTCTGAAGCTTTAATGGCAAAACTAAATCTGGTGTAA
- a CDS encoding UBP-type zinc finger domain-containing protein: MNRKLCSHLQTLEEIKPADKYFCEECVKTNSSWVHLRVCQTCGKVHCCDDSPNQHATKHYQATDHPVVISAEPGEQWLWCFPDEQFATY, from the coding sequence ATGAACAGAAAACTTTGCTCGCACTTACAAACGCTGGAAGAAATAAAACCAGCCGATAAATATTTTTGCGAAGAATGCGTGAAAACCAATTCTAGCTGGGTGCATTTGCGGGTTTGCCAAACCTGCGGCAAAGTGCATTGCTGCGACGACTCGCCTAACCAGCACGCCACCAAACACTACCAAGCCACCGACCACCCAGTCGTCATTTCGGCGGAACCCGGCGAACAATGGCTCTGGTGCTTCCCCGATGAGCAGTTTGCCACTTATTAA
- a CDS encoding sterol desaturase family protein: MKPNHKGTAQIFKNPVLERLTRTHIALPIAIFMVIAVALIYYGLLHGFITVLSAVALFLVGWFLFTFVEYMAHRHLFHMDTDTEVKKNIQYTFHGNHHDYPKDKSRLAMPPIVSLFLASFFFFVFKLIFGSAVFGILSGFLFGYAIYLFVHYAVHAYAPPKNFLKILWIHHSIHHYKHDDKAYGVSSPLWDWILGTMPPEKSK, translated from the coding sequence ATGAAACCAAATCATAAAGGCACGGCCCAAATTTTTAAGAATCCCGTTTTAGAGCGGCTTACCCGTACGCACATTGCATTACCCATTGCTATTTTTATGGTTATCGCCGTAGCTCTAATTTATTACGGGCTGCTCCACGGCTTTATTACCGTTCTATCGGCGGTGGCACTTTTTCTGGTGGGTTGGTTTTTGTTTACGTTCGTGGAGTACATGGCGCACCGGCACTTGTTTCACATGGATACCGATACCGAAGTAAAGAAAAACATCCAGTATACCTTTCATGGCAACCACCACGATTACCCGAAAGATAAATCGCGTTTAGCCATGCCCCCCATCGTGAGCTTGTTTCTGGCCTCGTTTTTCTTTTTTGTGTTTAAGCTTATTTTTGGTTCGGCGGTATTTGGCATTTTGTCCGGGTTTTTGTTTGGCTACGCCATTTACTTGTTCGTGCATTACGCGGTACATGCCTACGCTCCACCTAAGAATTTTTTAAAAATATTGTGGATCCACCACAGCATTCATCATTACAAGCACGACGATAAAGCTTACGGCGTTTCTTCGCCGCTGTGGGACTGGATTCTGGGAACTATGCCGCCGGAGAAGTCAAAATAA
- a CDS encoding shikimate kinase: protein MLDNRIFLVGMPGSGKTTLGRQLATHLHVPFTDLDHYIERKEGKSVRRIFEKTGESWFRKTEAIALRQATEEYEQGVIATGGGTPCFEGNMDFINRHGVSIYIEVPITEILSRMKAEGIAVRPLLAGKSDEQLYRFFSETLSHRKQFYAKATITYASANPNAGELCQLIDQYLVKKE, encoded by the coding sequence GTGCTGGATAATCGTATTTTTTTAGTCGGAATGCCGGGTTCGGGTAAAACTACCTTGGGTCGGCAGCTGGCTACGCACTTGCACGTACCGTTCACGGACCTCGATCATTACATTGAGCGCAAAGAAGGAAAAAGCGTGCGGAGAATATTTGAAAAAACCGGCGAATCGTGGTTCCGAAAAACGGAAGCAATCGCTTTGCGGCAAGCTACCGAGGAATACGAGCAGGGCGTCATTGCAACCGGCGGCGGTACTCCTTGCTTCGAAGGAAACATGGATTTTATCAACCGGCATGGCGTTAGCATTTACATTGAAGTACCCATTACCGAGATCCTGTCGCGGATGAAAGCCGAAGGTATTGCCGTTCGACCGTTATTAGCCGGGAAAAGCGATGAACAGCTATATCGGTTTTTTTCTGAAACATTAAGCCACCGCAAACAGTTTTATGCTAAAGCAACCATCACGTATGCTAGCGCAAACCCCAATGCCGGCGAATTATGCCAGTTAATAGACCAATATCTGGTTAAAAAAGAATAA
- a CDS encoding ABC transporter permease, whose product MLRFVGQRLLHGLLIMMGVVVTVFFLFNVLPGDPVAMLAGQRNDIATREAIMVDLGLDKPLPAQLLYYLNDISPVSIHPHTPDNQQKYHYQRLFTLTNKVVVLKVPYLRRSFQSNKPVTAILLDHLVGTLWLAGAAMVLATILGIFLGMVAALKPHSILDHALVTTSVLGISVPSFVAAIVIAITFGFYWSNFTGLSLTGQLYEIDAFTGRHLVWQNLILPAFALGIRPLAVIMQLTRASMIDVLAQDFIRTARAKGLSYRQVIWRHALKNALNPVITAVSGWLASLMAGAFFIEYIFNWKGLGSVTLHAVENLDFPVVIGATLLVAFLFVLINILVDMLYAFVDPRVKL is encoded by the coding sequence TTGCTGCGCTTCGTGGGGCAAAGACTGTTACACGGCCTGCTGATTATGATGGGCGTGGTAGTAACGGTCTTTTTTTTGTTTAACGTTTTGCCCGGCGATCCGGTAGCTATGTTGGCCGGGCAGCGCAACGACATTGCCACCCGTGAAGCCATCATGGTAGATTTAGGTTTAGATAAACCATTGCCCGCGCAGCTACTCTACTACCTCAACGATATTTCGCCCGTTTCCATCCACCCGCATACGCCGGATAACCAGCAGAAGTATCACTATCAACGTTTATTTACCTTAACCAATAAAGTGGTTGTACTGAAAGTGCCTTATTTACGGCGCTCCTTCCAGAGTAATAAACCCGTTACCGCTATTTTGCTGGACCATTTAGTGGGTACTTTGTGGCTGGCGGGAGCAGCTATGGTGTTGGCTACTATTCTGGGTATATTCTTAGGCATGGTAGCGGCATTGAAACCGCATAGTATTCTGGATCATGCCTTAGTTACCACATCGGTGTTGGGAATTTCGGTACCCTCGTTTGTAGCGGCCATTGTAATTGCCATTACCTTTGGTTTTTACTGGAGCAATTTTACCGGCCTGAGCCTCACCGGCCAGCTCTACGAAATTGATGCTTTTACGGGTAGGCACCTGGTTTGGCAAAATTTAATTTTACCCGCTTTTGCACTCGGCATCCGGCCCCTGGCGGTGATTATGCAGCTTACCCGCGCTTCCATGATTGATGTACTTGCGCAAGATTTTATCCGGACGGCCCGGGCCAAAGGCTTGTCTTACCGCCAGGTGATCTGGCGGCATGCTTTAAAAAATGCGCTAAACCCCGTGATAACGGCGGTTTCCGGATGGTTGGCTTCACTGATGGCCGGTGCTTTCTTTATTGAGTATATTTTTAACTGGAAAGGCTTGGGTTCCGTTACCCTACACGCCGTCGAGAACCTGGATTTTCCGGTAGTAATTGGCGCTACTCTTCTGGTTGCCTTTTTATTTGTCCTGATTAATATTCTGGTAGATATGCTATATGCTTTTGTTGATCCACGGGTGAAGCTATAG
- a CDS encoding BT_3928 family protein, whose amino-acid sequence MKVISKLSWLFVGGLFIFSGLIKINDPVGTAIKLEEYFEVFATDFSSVFLIFKPYALYLSILLSALEIILGVALLLRWRLRQILASLLVLMVFFTFLTFYSAYFNKVTDCGCFGDAIKLTPWQSFSKDMVLLLLIFILLATRRYLPETRTAKVASVLVAITAVISFGIGIYAYNHEPFVDFRAYKVGNNIPTLMKPSAPLRYKYIMAKNGEEKEFTDYPTDSTWKFKKMVPLNPQDGPKITDFNVWNDTGDFTQEVFTGNKLIILVQDASKADQKVFTQINPLIAAAEKSSKNIKPVVITASSSQDYDVFRHETNLSAPYYFGDATVLKTMMRSNPGIMLLKNGQVVGKWHYNDTPDIQTIEQQL is encoded by the coding sequence ATGAAAGTAATTAGCAAATTAAGCTGGCTCTTTGTGGGTGGCCTGTTTATTTTTTCGGGATTAATTAAAATTAACGACCCGGTGGGCACCGCCATTAAGCTCGAAGAATACTTTGAAGTGTTCGCCACCGATTTTTCCTCGGTTTTTTTAATTTTTAAACCGTATGCGCTCTACTTATCTATTCTGTTGAGTGCTTTAGAAATTATACTGGGCGTGGCTTTGCTGCTGCGCTGGCGTTTGCGGCAGATTCTGGCGAGCTTACTCGTGCTAATGGTTTTCTTTACCTTTCTCACGTTCTACTCGGCGTATTTTAACAAAGTTACGGATTGCGGCTGTTTCGGCGATGCCATTAAATTAACGCCTTGGCAATCGTTCTCGAAAGACATGGTACTCCTACTATTAATCTTCATCTTACTGGCAACGCGCCGGTATTTACCCGAGACCAGAACGGCTAAAGTAGCCAGCGTACTGGTGGCTATTACGGCAGTAATCTCGTTTGGCATTGGCATTTACGCCTATAATCACGAGCCATTCGTAGATTTCCGGGCGTATAAAGTGGGCAACAACATTCCGACGCTCATGAAACCTTCGGCACCGTTGCGCTACAAATACATTATGGCTAAGAACGGGGAAGAGAAAGAATTTACCGATTATCCCACCGATTCGACCTGGAAATTTAAAAAAATGGTACCACTTAACCCTCAGGATGGTCCTAAAATCACGGATTTCAACGTGTGGAACGATACCGGTGATTTTACGCAGGAAGTGTTTACCGGCAATAAGTTAATTATTTTGGTGCAAGATGCCAGCAAAGCCGACCAGAAGGTATTTACGCAAATAAATCCCTTGATTGCCGCCGCCGAAAAATCCAGTAAAAACATTAAACCGGTAGTCATTACGGCCAGCAGCAGTCAGGACTATGATGTATTCCGGCACGAAACTAATTTAAGTGCGCCTTATTACTTTGGCGATGCTACGGTTTTAAAAACCATGATGCGCTCCAACCCCGGTATTATGCTGCTTAAAAACGGACAAGTAGTTGGTAAATGGCATTATAACGATACGCCGGATATTCAAACAATAGAGCAGCAATTATGA
- a CDS encoding DUF1599 domain-containing protein has product MINQTLSEYKRVISACHGIFLKKTIDYGTAWRILRLPSITDQIFIKAQRIRSIQEKGVQKIAEDITSEFVGIVNYCVIALMQMDLTGHTELEIPAPQVAEQYNAHIDKNIELLLAKNHDYGEAWRDMRVSSITDIILMKLYRTKQIEDNQGHTLISEGVEANYRDMINYAVFALIKLNFAADESN; this is encoded by the coding sequence TTGATTAATCAAACGCTGTCGGAATATAAACGGGTAATAAGCGCCTGCCACGGAATATTTTTAAAAAAAACCATTGATTACGGTACCGCTTGGCGCATTTTGCGTTTGCCGTCTATTACCGACCAGATTTTCATCAAAGCCCAGCGCATCCGCTCCATTCAGGAAAAAGGCGTGCAGAAGATTGCGGAAGATATTACCTCGGAGTTTGTGGGTATTGTGAACTACTGCGTAATTGCTTTAATGCAAATGGATTTAACCGGCCACACCGAGCTGGAAATTCCGGCCCCCCAAGTGGCCGAACAGTATAATGCGCACATTGATAAAAACATCGAACTGCTGCTGGCCAAGAACCACGATTACGGCGAAGCCTGGCGCGATATGCGGGTATCTTCGATTACCGATATTATTCTGATGAAGCTGTACCGCACCAAGCAAATAGAAGACAACCAGGGCCACACCTTAATTTCGGAAGGGGTAGAAGCTAATTACCGCGACATGATTAACTATGCCGTTTTTGCGCTTATAAAATTAAACTTTGCCGCCGATGAAAGTAATTAG